A single Mercenaria mercenaria strain notata chromosome 9, MADL_Memer_1, whole genome shotgun sequence DNA region contains:
- the LOC123547563 gene encoding uncharacterized protein LOC123547563, producing the protein MATKEGQLQMSYIKCEEEESLKTLVDCLKWYASTKGDDESVVFVSEDFSREVVTWKELYEKSRLTAKALIKLGVQKDEVVAINVRSCPQWLYLTFGAMLRGARPVGIVYTYTDGSDLVAMMEKLQTCSLLVMDPGMDGANWKIVKDLVEVGSDGKVSSSKMPYLRYLVGYEPGESIHMPDVLSFNDMIKEVPEDISLPVIVENDIAFLFQTSGSTGVPKLVTHTHRSLMYLRYISKGSENTGQFGDRPFPWLGGFPLNVLYGGKRVTLSGFCNIPEDRVKFIIEVVKREENIFVISLMPPILHEFIIRQDELNFDWPIVCISTGGQPMNKKNARCVGKIAKVLANGYGGTEFLFGATAVIVNPDHFQDNLCGTLCNAPGLELKIVNEKDEIVPVNTKGEICIRSPALFKDYYNDPIKTAAVKTPDGWYRTDDVGWLNGDSLLFVEGRKSSMIISGGMNVEPEILERVLESHPSVGSAVIVPVPDEIYHQVLCACIQINPGCDVTEQELRTYFDENTNDKPGMFTVLPKHYMFLTEFPELYTGKTNRKALADKAMKRFADKLE; encoded by the exons ATGGCGACTAAGGAGGGCCAGCTTCAAATGAGTTATATCAAATGTGAGGAAGAAGAAAGTTTAAAGACACTTGTGGATTGTTTGAAATGGTATGCCTCAACAAAGGGAGACGATGAATCGGTTGTGTTTGTGTCAGAAGATTTTAGTAGAGAAGTTGTAACATGGAAGGAGCTTTATGAAAAGTCCCGTCTCACGGCAAAGGCGCTGATAAAGCTGGGTGTCCAAAAGGACGAAGTTGTTGCAATAAACGTCAGGAGCTGTCCTCAGTGGTTGTACTTGACTTTCGGTGCCATGCTGAGAGGGGCACGGCCTGTTGGCATAGTGTATACATATACAGACGGAAGTGATCTTGTCGCCATGATGGAAAAACTTCAGACCTGTTCCTTGCTCGTTATGGATCCTGGAATGGACGGTGCTAACTGGAAAATTGTGAAAGATCTTGTGGAAGTTGGAAGTGATGGAAAAGTTTCGAGTTCTAAAATGCCGTATTTGCGCTACTTGGTTGGCTATGAACCTGGCGAAAGTATACATATGCCAGACGTTTTGAGTTTCAATGATATGATTAAAGAAGTACCCGAAGACATTTCATTGCCTGTGATCGTCGAAAACGACATAGCTTTCCTATTCCAAACATCGGGCAGTACGGGTGTACCTAAACTTGTTACCCATACTCATAGGAGTTTGATGTACTTGAGATATATTAGCAAAGGAAGTGAAAATACAGGGCAATTTGGCGACCGCCCTTTTCCTTGGCTTGGTGGATTTCCCCTAAATGTACTATATGGAGGGAAACGTGTGACGTTATCTGGCTTTTGCAATATCCCGGAAGATCGAGTGAAGTTTATTATAGAGGTGGTGAAACGAGAAGAGAACATCTTTGTTATCTCACTCATGCCCCCTATCTTACATGAGTTCATTATTCGTCAG GATGAACTAAATTTTGACTGGCCGATTGTATGCATTAGCACAGGAGGACAAccaatgaataaaaaaaatgccagATGCGTTGGGAAAATAGCTAAGGTGCTGGCCAATGGTTACGGTGGAACAGAATTTTTGTTTGGGGCAACAGCAGTTATCGTAAATCCGGACCATTTTCAGGACAATCTATGCGGCACATTGTGTAATGCTCCTGGACTGGAGCTGAAAATCGTAAACGAGAAGGATGAAATTGTCCCTGTCAATACAAAGGGTGAAATTTGCATTCGCAGTCCAGCATTGTTTAAAGATTACTACAATGACCCAATAAAAACGGCCGCTGTTAAAACTCCGGATGGTTGGTATCGAACAGACGATGTTGGCTGGCTAAATGGCGATAGCTTACTCTTTGTAGAAGGGCGAAAGTCTAGCATGATTATATCAGGAGGAATGAATGTTGAGCCGGAAATTTTAGAACGTGTGCTTGAATCGCATCCAAGTGTTGGATCGGCTGTAATTGTTCCTGTGCCAGACGAAATATATCACCAGGTCCTGTGCGCATGCATACAGATCAATCCCGGATGTGATGTTACAGAGCAAGAGCTTCGCACTTATTTTGACGAAAACACAAACGACAAACCGGGCATGTTTACGGTCTTACCGAAGCATTACATGTTTCTGACGGAATTTCCCGAACTTTACACTGGAAAGACGAATAGAAAAGCGCTAGCCGATAAAGCGATGAAAAGGTTTGCAGATAAACTCGAGTGA